One genomic segment of Rhizobium viscosum includes these proteins:
- the rpsL gene encoding 30S ribosomal protein S12 translates to MPTVNQLIRKPRQANVKRNKVPALQENPQKRGVCTRVYTTTPKKPNSALRKVAKIRLTNGFEVIGYIPGEGHNLQEHSVVMIRGGRVKDLPGVRYHIIRGVLDTQGVKNRKQRRSKYGAKRPK, encoded by the coding sequence ATGCCTACCGTAAACCAGCTGATCCGCAAGCCTCGCCAGGCGAACGTAAAGCGTAACAAGGTTCCCGCTCTTCAGGAGAACCCGCAGAAGCGCGGCGTTTGCACCCGCGTCTACACCACGACGCCGAAGAAGCCGAACTCGGCTCTGCGTAAGGTCGCAAAGATCCGCCTCACCAACGGCTTCGAAGTCATTGGTTACATTCCCGGCGAAGGTCACAACCTTCAGGAACACTCTGTCGTCATGATCCGTGGCGGCCGCGTCAAGGACCTTCCGGGTGTCCGTTACCACATCATCCGCGGCGTTCTCGATACCCAGGGTGTCAAGAACCGCAAGCAGCGCCGTTCCAAGTACGGTGCGAAGCGTCCGAAGTAA
- the rplJ gene encoding 50S ribosomal protein L10: MERAEKREFVTELNDVFKASGSVVVAHYAGATVAQMNDFRSKMRAAGGTVKVAKNRLAKIALQGTEAEGISNLFKGQTLIAYSNDPITAPKVVMDFAKTNDKIVVLGGAMGTTTLNAEGVKSLATLPSLDELRAKLLGMIQTPATRIAGVVAAPASQLARVFSAYAKKDEAA; encoded by the coding sequence GTGGAAAGAGCGGAAAAGCGCGAATTCGTCACGGAACTGAACGATGTCTTCAAGGCATCGGGCTCGGTTGTCGTGGCCCACTATGCTGGTGCTACAGTCGCACAGATGAACGATTTTCGTTCGAAGATGCGCGCTGCTGGCGGCACCGTCAAAGTCGCGAAGAACCGCCTGGCCAAAATTGCCCTTCAGGGTACGGAAGCGGAAGGGATTTCCAATCTCTTCAAGGGTCAGACCCTCATTGCTTACAGCAATGATCCGATCACCGCTCCGAAGGTCGTCATGGATTTCGCCAAGACCAACGACAAGATCGTGGTCCTCGGCGGCGCCATGGGCACGACAACGCTGAACGCCGAAGGTGTCAAGTCGCTTGCGACCCTGCCTTCGCTGGACGAACTGCGTGCGAAGCTGCTGGGCATGATCCAGACTCCGGCTACCCGCATCGCAGGCGTTGTTGCAGCACCGGCAAGTCAGCTTGCTCGCGTGTTCTCGGCCTACGCCAAGAAGGACGAAGCCGCTTAA
- the rplL gene encoding 50S ribosomal protein L7/L12 produces MADLAKIVEDLSSLTVLEAAELSKLLEEKWGVSAAAPVAVAAVAGGAGGAAAPAEEEKTEFDVILTDAGANKINVIKEVRAITGLGLKEAKDLVEGAPKAVKEGVSKAEAADIKKKLEDAGAKADVK; encoded by the coding sequence ATGGCTGATCTCGCAAAGATCGTTGAAGACCTCTCCTCGCTGACCGTCCTGGAAGCCGCTGAGCTTTCCAAGCTGCTCGAAGAAAAGTGGGGCGTTTCCGCCGCTGCTCCGGTAGCTGTTGCTGCCGTTGCTGGTGGTGCAGGCGGTGCAGCTGCTCCGGCTGAAGAAGAAAAGACCGAGTTCGACGTCATCCTCACGGATGCCGGCGCAAACAAGATCAACGTCATCAAGGAAGTCCGCGCCATCACCGGTCTCGGCCTCAAGGAAGCCAAGGACCTCGTCGAAGGCGCTCCGAAGGCTGTCAAGGAAGGCGTTTCCAAGGCTGAAGCTGCTGACATCAAGAAGAAGCTTGAAGACGCTGGCGCAAAGGCCGACGTCAAGTAA
- the rpsG gene encoding 30S ribosomal protein S7 — MSRRHKAEKREINPDPKFGDLVVTKFMNAIMLDGKKSVAESIVYGAFDSVQNKSKQEPLTVFHSALDNIAPHVEVRSRRVGGATYQVPVDVRPERRQALAIRWLIAAARKRNETTMIDRLSGELLDASNNRGSAVKKREDTHKMADANRAFSHYRW; from the coding sequence ATGTCCAGACGCCATAAAGCAGAAAAGCGCGAGATCAATCCGGACCCGAAGTTCGGTGATCTCGTTGTTACGAAGTTCATGAATGCCATCATGCTGGACGGCAAGAAGTCCGTCGCTGAAAGCATCGTATACGGCGCATTTGACTCCGTGCAGAACAAGTCGAAGCAGGAGCCGCTGACGGTTTTCCATTCCGCGCTCGACAACATTGCTCCGCACGTTGAAGTCCGCTCGCGCCGCGTCGGTGGTGCGACCTACCAGGTTCCGGTCGATGTTCGTCCGGAGCGCCGCCAGGCTCTTGCCATCCGCTGGCTGATCGCTGCCGCTCGCAAGCGCAACGAGACCACCATGATCGATCGTCTTTCGGGCGAACTTCTCGATGCTTCCAACAACCGCGGTTCTGCAGTCAAGAAGCGCGAAGACACGCACAAGATGGCTGATGCCAACCGCGCGTTCTCGCATTATCGCTGGTAA
- the rpoB gene encoding DNA-directed RNA polymerase subunit beta, whose product MAQTLSFNGRRRVRKFFGKIPEVAEMPNLIEVQKASYDQFLMVEEPKGGRPDEGLQAVFKSVFPITDFSGASMLEFVSYEFEPPKFDVDECRQRDLTYAAPLKVTLRLIVFDIDEDTGAKSIKDIKEQSVYMGDMPLMTNNGTFIVNGTERVIVSQMHRSPGVFFDHDKGKSHSSGKLLFAARVIPYRGSWLDIEFDAKDIVYARIDRRRKIPVTSLLMALGMDGEEILDTFYTKSLYKRDGEGWRIPFKPETLKGAKAITDMIDADSGEVVVEAGKKLTPRLLRQLSDKGLKALKATDDDLYGNYLAEDIVNYSTGEIYLEAGDEIDEKTLGIILANHFDEIPVLGIDHINVGAYIRNTLSADKNENRQDALFDIYRVMRPGEPPTMESAEAMFNSLFFDAERYDLSAVGRVKMNMRLDLSVEDTVRILRKDDILAVVKMLVELRDGKGEIDDIDNLGNRRVRSVGELMENQYRLGLLRMERAIKERMSSIEIDTVMPQDLINAKPAAAAVREFFGSSQLSQFMDQVNPLSEITHKRRLSALGPGGLTRERAGFEVRDVHPTHYGRICPIETPEGPNIGLINSLATFARVNKYGFIESPYRRIVDGKVTNDVLYLSAMEEAKYYVAQANAELTSDGSFVDEFVVCRHAGEVMLAPRDSMNLMDVSPKQVVSVAAALIPFLENDDANRALMGSNMQRQAVPLLRAEAPFVGTGMEPVVARDSGAAIGARRGGVVDQVDATRIVIRATEDLEAGKSGVDIYRLQKFQRSNQNTCVNQRPLVTVGDVVNRGDILADGPSTDLGDLALGRNALVAFMPWNGYNYEDSILLSERIVADDVFTSIHIEEFEVMARDTKLGPEEITRDIPNVSEEALKNLDEAGIVYIGAEVQPGDILVGKITPKGESPMTPEEKLLRAIFGEKASDVRDTSMRMPPGTYGTIVEVRVFNRHGVEKDERAMAIEREEIERLAKDRDDEQAILDRNVYGRLIDMLRGQSSIAGPKGFKKGTELSNAVVSEYPRSQWWMFAVEDEKVQSELEALRGQYDESKSRLEQRFMDKVEKVQRGDEMPPGVMKMVKVFVAVKRKIQPGDKMAGRHGNKGVVSRIVPVEDMPFLEDGTHVDVVLNPLGVPSRMNVGQILETHLGWACAGMGRQIGEMLEAYKAGGNIEPLRKTIGDVVGDGPKAEQVKDFDDDSVLRLADQWKRGVSIATPVFDGANEENVNEMLRLAGLKDTGQSTLYDGRTGEQFDRQVTVGYIYMLKLNHLVDDKIHARSIGPYSLVTQQPLGGKAQFGGQRFGEMEVWALEAYGAAYTLQEMLTVKSDDVAGRTKVYEAIVRGDDTFEAGIPESFNVLVKEMRSLGLSVELENSKVEDLQAASQLPDAAE is encoded by the coding sequence ATGGCTCAGACCCTTTCGTTCAATGGTCGCAGGCGCGTACGCAAGTTTTTTGGTAAAATCCCCGAAGTCGCAGAAATGCCGAACCTCATCGAGGTTCAGAAGGCGTCCTACGACCAGTTTCTGATGGTTGAAGAGCCCAAGGGCGGTCGTCCCGACGAAGGCCTCCAGGCTGTCTTCAAGTCTGTTTTCCCGATCACCGATTTCTCCGGCGCTTCCATGCTGGAGTTCGTGTCCTATGAATTCGAGCCGCCGAAGTTCGACGTCGATGAATGCCGCCAGCGCGACCTGACCTATGCCGCGCCGCTGAAGGTTACTCTCCGTCTCATCGTGTTCGATATCGACGAGGATACCGGCGCGAAGTCGATCAAGGACATCAAGGAACAGTCCGTCTACATGGGCGACATGCCGCTCATGACGAACAACGGTACGTTCATCGTCAACGGTACCGAACGCGTGATCGTGTCCCAGATGCACCGCTCGCCGGGCGTCTTCTTCGACCACGACAAGGGCAAGAGCCATTCTTCCGGCAAGCTGCTCTTTGCTGCTCGCGTGATCCCGTATCGCGGTTCCTGGCTCGATATCGAATTCGACGCCAAGGACATCGTCTATGCCCGCATCGACCGCCGCCGCAAGATTCCGGTGACGTCGCTGCTGATGGCCCTCGGCATGGACGGCGAGGAAATCCTCGATACCTTCTACACGAAGTCGCTCTACAAGCGCGACGGCGAAGGCTGGCGCATTCCCTTCAAGCCGGAAACGCTGAAGGGTGCGAAGGCGATCACCGACATGATCGATGCCGATAGCGGCGAAGTCGTCGTCGAAGCCGGCAAGAAGCTGACTCCGCGTCTGCTCCGCCAGCTCTCCGACAAGGGCCTGAAGGCTCTCAAGGCGACGGATGACGACCTCTATGGCAACTATCTTGCCGAAGACATCGTCAACTACTCGACGGGTGAGATTTATCTCGAAGCCGGCGACGAAATCGACGAGAAGACGCTCGGCATCATCCTTGCCAACCACTTCGACGAGATCCCGGTTCTCGGCATCGACCACATCAATGTCGGCGCCTACATTCGCAACACGCTCTCAGCAGACAAGAACGAGAACCGTCAGGACGCTCTGTTCGACATCTACCGCGTCATGCGTCCGGGTGAACCGCCGACCATGGAATCGGCCGAAGCCATGTTCAACTCGCTGTTCTTCGATGCGGAGCGTTACGACCTCTCCGCCGTCGGCCGCGTGAAGATGAACATGCGTCTCGATTTGAGCGTCGAAGACACCGTCCGCATCCTGCGCAAGGACGACATCCTGGCCGTGGTCAAGATGCTTGTCGAGCTGCGCGACGGCAAGGGCGAGATCGACGATATCGACAACCTCGGTAACCGCCGCGTCCGCTCGGTCGGCGAGTTGATGGAGAACCAGTACCGTCTCGGCTTGCTGCGCATGGAGCGCGCGATCAAGGAACGCATGTCCTCGATCGAAATCGATACGGTCATGCCGCAGGATCTGATCAACGCAAAGCCGGCTGCTGCAGCCGTCCGCGAATTCTTCGGTTCCTCGCAGCTCTCGCAGTTCATGGACCAGGTCAACCCGCTGTCGGAAATCACCCACAAGCGCCGTCTCTCGGCACTTGGCCCTGGTGGTCTGACCCGCGAGCGCGCCGGCTTCGAAGTCCGCGACGTTCATCCGACGCACTACGGCCGTATTTGCCCGATCGAAACGCCGGAAGGCCCGAACATCGGTCTCATCAACTCGCTGGCAACCTTCGCTCGAGTCAATAAGTACGGCTTCATCGAAAGCCCGTATCGCCGCATCGTCGATGGCAAGGTGACCAATGACGTGCTTTACCTCTCCGCCATGGAAGAGGCGAAGTACTACGTCGCCCAGGCCAACGCCGAACTGACGTCGGACGGCTCCTTCGTCGATGAATTCGTCGTCTGCCGTCATGCCGGCGAAGTTATGCTCGCTCCGCGCGACAGCATGAACCTGATGGACGTCTCGCCGAAGCAGGTCGTTTCGGTCGCAGCTGCTCTCATCCCGTTCCTGGAAAACGACGACGCCAACCGCGCTCTCATGGGCTCGAACATGCAGCGTCAGGCCGTTCCGCTTCTGCGCGCTGAAGCGCCGTTCGTCGGCACCGGCATGGAACCGGTTGTCGCCCGCGACTCCGGTGCTGCCATCGGCGCACGCCGCGGTGGTGTGGTCGACCAGGTTGACGCGACGCGTATCGTTATCCGCGCCACGGAAGACCTCGAAGCCGGCAAGTCCGGCGTCGATATCTACCGCCTGCAGAAGTTCCAGCGTTCGAACCAGAACACCTGCGTCAACCAGCGCCCGCTGGTCACCGTCGGTGACGTGGTCAACCGCGGCGATATTCTCGCCGACGGCCCGTCGACCGATCTCGGCGATCTGGCTCTCGGCCGCAACGCGCTCGTCGCGTTTATGCCCTGGAACGGTTACAACTACGAAGACTCGATCCTGCTCTCCGAGCGTATCGTTGCCGACGACGTGTTCACCTCCATCCACATCGAAGAATTCGAAGTGATGGCGCGTGACACCAAGCTTGGTCCGGAAGAAATCACGCGCGACATTCCGAACGTTTCGGAAGAAGCGCTGAAGAACCTCGATGAAGCCGGTATCGTCTACATCGGTGCCGAAGTTCAGCCGGGCGATATCCTCGTCGGCAAGATCACGCCGAAGGGCGAAAGCCCGATGACGCCGGAAGAAAAGCTCCTGCGCGCCATCTTCGGTGAAAAGGCCTCCGACGTGCGCGACACGTCCATGCGCATGCCGCCCGGCACCTACGGCACGATCGTCGAAGTGCGCGTCTTCAATCGCCATGGCGTTGAGAAGGACGAGCGCGCGATGGCAATCGAGCGCGAAGAGATCGAGCGTCTGGCAAAGGACCGCGACGACGAGCAGGCGATCCTCGACCGTAACGTCTACGGCCGTCTGATCGACATGCTGCGCGGCCAGTCCTCCATTGCAGGCCCGAAGGGCTTCAAGAAGGGCACCGAGCTGTCGAACGCCGTCGTCTCCGAATATCCCCGCTCGCAGTGGTGGATGTTCGCCGTCGAAGACGAAAAGGTCCAGAGCGAGCTCGAAGCACTCCGCGGCCAGTACGATGAATCCAAGTCGCGCCTTGAACAGCGCTTCATGGACAAGGTCGAAAAGGTCCAGCGCGGCGACGAAATGCCTCCGGGTGTCATGAAGATGGTCAAGGTCTTCGTCGCTGTGAAGCGCAAGATCCAGCCGGGCGATAAAATGGCTGGCCGTCATGGCAACAAGGGTGTCGTCTCGCGCATCGTACCTGTCGAAGACATGCCGTTCCTCGAAGACGGCACGCATGTCGACGTCGTTCTGAACCCGCTTGGCGTGCCCTCGCGCATGAACGTCGGCCAGATCCTCGAGACGCACCTCGGCTGGGCTTGCGCCGGCATGGGTCGTCAGATCGGCGAGATGCTGGAGGCCTACAAGGCCGGCGGCAATATCGAGCCGCTCCGCAAGACGATCGGCGACGTTGTCGGTGACGGTCCGAAGGCCGAACAGGTCAAGGATTTCGACGATGACTCGGTGCTGCGTCTGGCCGATCAGTGGAAGCGTGGCGTGTCCATCGCGACCCCGGTCTTCGACGGTGCGAACGAAGAGAACGTCAACGAGATGCTGCGCCTGGCAGGTCTCAAGGACACTGGTCAGTCGACGCTGTATGACGGCCGTACCGGCGAGCAGTTCGACCGCCAGGTCACGGTTGGCTACATCTACATGCTGAAGCTCAATCACCTGGTCGACGACAAGATCCACGCTCGTTCGATCGGTCCGTACTCGCTCGTCACTCAGCAGCCGCTGGGCGGTAAGGCGCAGTTCGGCGGCCAGCGCTTCGGCGAAATGGAAGTCTGGGCTCTCGAAGCTTACGGCGCAGCCTATACGCTGCAGGAAATGCTGACGGTGAAGTCGGACGACGTTGCCGGCCGCACCAAGGTCTACGAAGCGATCGTCCGTGGCGACGACACTTTCGAGGCCGGTATTCCGGAAAGCTTCAACGTTCTCGTCAAGGAAATGCGCTCGCTGGGTCTCTCGGTCGAGCTCGAAAATTCCAAGGTCGAGGACCTGCAGGCTGCAAGCCAGCTGCCGGATGCTGCCGAGTAA
- the rpoC gene encoding DNA-directed RNA polymerase subunit beta', translating into MNQEVMNLFNPQVPAQNFDSIRISIASPEKILSWSYGEIKKPETINYRTFKPERDGLFCARIFGPIKDYECLCGKYKRMKYKGIICEKCGVEVTLSRVRRERMGHIELAAPVAHIWFLKSLPSRISTLLDMTLKDVERVLYFENYIVTEPGLTALKEHQLLTEEEYMLAVDEYGEDQFTAMIGAEAIYEMLASMNLEKIAGDLRSELADTTSDLKQKKLMKRLKIVENFMESGNRPEWMIMKVVPVIPPDLRPLVPLDGGRFATSDLNDLYRRVINRNNRLKRLIELRAPGIIIRNEKRMLQESVDALFDNGRRGRVITGANKRPLKSLSDMLKGKQGRFRQNLLGKRVDYSGRSVIVTGPELKLHQCGLPKKMALELFKPFIYARLDAKGYSSTVKQAKKLVEKEKPEVWDILDEVIREHPVLLNRAPTLHRLGIQAFEPTLVEGKAIQLHPLVCTAFNADFDGDQMAVHVPLSLEAQLEARVLMMSTNNILHPANGAPIIVPSQDMVLGLYYLSIMNQNEPGEGMAFSDLGELHHALENKVVTLHTKIRGRFKSIGEDGKPYSKIYETTPGRLLIGELLPKNGKVTFDICNQEMTKKNISRMIDAVYRHCGQKDTVIFCDRIMQLGFSHACRAGISFGKDDMVIPSTKAKIVNDTENLVKEYEQQYNDGLITQGEKYNKVVDAWGKATEKVAEEMMARIKAVEFDPATGRQKPMNSIYMMSHSGARGSPNQMRQLGGMRGLMAKPSGEIIETPIISNFKEGLTVNEYFNSTHGARKGLADTALKTANSGYLTRRLVDVAQDCIVTHVDCGTETGLTMTAIVDAGQVVASLGARILGRTALDHIDHPITGERIVDAGKMILEPDVAEIEKAGIQSIRIRSALTCEIQTGVCSVCYGRDLARGTPVNMGEAVGVIAAQSIGEPGTQLTMRTFHLGGTATVVDQSFLEASYEGTVQIKNRNILRNSDGNLVAMGRNMTVQILDERGVERSSQRVAYGSKLHVDEGDKVKRGQRLAEWDPYTRPMMTEVAGTVQFEDVVDGLSVLEATDESTGITKRQVIDWRSTPRGSDLKPAIVIKDASGNVAKLSRGGEARFLLSVDAILSVEPGTKVSQGDVLARSPLESAKTKDITGGLPRVAELFEARRPKDHAIIAEIDGTIRLGRDYKNKRRVIIEPAEDGVEPVEYLIPKGKPFHLQEGDYIEKGDYILDGNPAPHDILAIKGVEALASYLVNEIQEVYRLQGVVINDKHIEVIVRQMLQKVEITDAGDSTYIVGDNVDRIELEDVNDQLIEEGKKPASGDPVLLGITKASLQTPSFISAASFQETTKVLTEAAIAGKTDGLQGLKENVIVGRLIPAGTGGTMTQIRRIATARDDLILEERRKGSGAGAATPMLQDLANESAPAAE; encoded by the coding sequence ATGAACCAAGAGGTCATGAATCTTTTCAATCCGCAGGTGCCTGCACAGAACTTCGATTCCATCCGGATTTCGATCGCTTCTCCGGAGAAGATTCTTTCCTGGTCCTACGGCGAGATCAAGAAGCCGGAAACCATCAACTACCGCACGTTCAAGCCGGAACGCGACGGTCTCTTCTGCGCGCGCATCTTCGGGCCGATCAAGGACTACGAGTGCCTGTGCGGCAAGTACAAGCGCATGAAGTACAAGGGCATCATCTGCGAAAAGTGCGGCGTCGAAGTCACGCTGTCGCGCGTTCGCCGTGAGCGCATGGGCCATATCGAGCTCGCCGCTCCCGTCGCCCACATCTGGTTCCTGAAGTCGCTGCCGAGCCGCATTTCCACGCTGCTCGACATGACGCTGAAGGATGTCGAGCGCGTCCTCTACTTCGAAAACTACATCGTCACCGAGCCGGGCCTGACCGCGCTCAAGGAGCACCAGCTCCTGACGGAAGAAGAGTACATGCTCGCCGTCGACGAATACGGCGAAGACCAGTTCACGGCCATGATCGGTGCCGAAGCCATCTATGAGATGCTGGCATCGATGAACCTCGAAAAGATCGCTGGCGATCTGCGCTCCGAGCTTGCCGACACCACGTCGGACCTCAAGCAGAAGAAGCTGATGAAGCGCCTGAAGATCGTCGAGAACTTCATGGAATCCGGCAACCGTCCGGAATGGATGATCATGAAGGTCGTTCCGGTCATACCGCCGGACCTGCGCCCGCTGGTTCCGCTCGATGGCGGCCGTTTCGCAACGTCGGATCTGAACGATCTCTACCGTCGCGTCATCAACCGCAACAACCGTTTGAAGCGCCTTATCGAACTGCGCGCACCGGGCATTATCATCCGCAACGAAAAGCGCATGCTGCAGGAATCTGTTGACGCGCTCTTCGACAATGGCCGCCGTGGCCGCGTCATCACCGGCGCCAACAAGCGTCCGCTGAAGTCGCTGTCCGACATGCTCAAGGGCAAGCAGGGCCGCTTCCGCCAGAACCTGCTCGGCAAGCGCGTCGACTATTCCGGCCGTTCGGTCATCGTGACCGGTCCGGAACTGAAGCTGCATCAGTGCGGTCTTCCGAAGAAGATGGCGCTCGAGCTCTTCAAGCCGTTCATCTACGCCCGCCTCGACGCCAAGGGTTATTCTTCCACCGTCAAGCAGGCCAAGAAGCTGGTCGAAAAGGAAAAGCCGGAAGTTTGGGATATCCTCGACGAGGTCATCCGCGAGCATCCGGTTCTCTTGAACCGCGCACCGACGCTGCACCGCCTGGGCATCCAGGCCTTCGAACCTACCCTGGTCGAAGGCAAGGCCATCCAGCTGCACCCGCTCGTCTGCACGGCCTTCAACGCCGACTTCGACGGTGACCAGATGGCCGTTCACGTGCCGCTGTCGCTCGAAGCCCAGCTCGAAGCCCGTGTTCTGATGATGTCGACGAACAACATCCTGCATCCGGCAAACGGTGCACCGATCATCGTTCCGTCGCAGGACATGGTTCTCGGCCTCTACTACTTGTCGATCATGAACCAGAACGAGCCGGGCGAAGGCATGGCCTTCTCCGATCTCGGCGAGCTGCACCATGCTCTCGAAAACAAGGTCGTGACGCTCCACACCAAGATCCGTGGTCGCTTCAAGTCGATCGGCGAGGACGGCAAGCCGTACTCGAAGATCTATGAAACGACGCCGGGCCGCCTGCTAATCGGCGAACTCCTGCCGAAGAACGGCAAGGTGACCTTCGATATCTGCAACCAGGAAATGACCAAGAAGAACATCTCCAGGATGATCGATGCGGTCTACCGCCATTGCGGCCAGAAGGACACGGTCATTTTCTGCGACCGCATCATGCAGCTCGGCTTCAGCCATGCCTGCCGCGCCGGCATTTCGTTCGGCAAGGACGACATGGTCATCCCGAGCACGAAGGCGAAGATCGTCAACGACACGGAAAATCTGGTCAAGGAATACGAGCAGCAGTACAACGACGGTCTCATCACCCAGGGCGAAAAGTACAACAAGGTTGTCGACGCCTGGGGTAAGGCTACCGAAAAGGTCGCCGAAGAGATGATGGCCCGTATTAAGGCTGTCGAATTCGATCCGGCGACCGGCCGTCAGAAGCCGATGAATTCGATCTACATGATGTCCCACTCGGGCGCCCGCGGTTCTCCGAATCAGATGCGTCAGCTGGGCGGCATGCGCGGCCTCATGGCCAAGCCGTCGGGTGAAATCATCGAGACGCCGATCATCTCGAACTTCAAGGAAGGCCTGACCGTCAACGAGTACTTCAACTCGACGCACGGCGCCCGTAAGGGTCTGGCAGACACCGCTCTGAAGACTGCAAACTCCGGCTACCTGACCCGCCGTCTCGTCGACGTCGCGCAGGACTGCATCGTCACGCACGTCGATTGCGGCACCGAAACCGGCCTCACCATGACCGCCATCGTCGATGCCGGTCAGGTCGTTGCTTCGCTCGGCGCCCGCATCCTCGGCCGTACGGCGCTCGATCACATCGACCATCCGATCACCGGCGAGCGTATCGTCGATGCCGGCAAGATGATCCTCGAGCCAGACGTAGCCGAGATCGAGAAGGCTGGTATCCAGTCGATCCGTATCCGCTCGGCACTGACCTGCGAAATCCAGACGGGCGTCTGCTCGGTCTGCTACGGCCGAGATCTTGCTCGCGGTACGCCTGTTAACATGGGCGAAGCCGTCGGCGTTATCGCGGCTCAGTCGATCGGCGAGCCGGGCACGCAGCTCACCATGCGTACGTTCCACCTTGGTGGCACGGCAACGGTGGTCGACCAGTCGTTCCTGGAAGCCTCGTATGAAGGTACGGTGCAGATCAAGAACCGCAACATCCTGCGCAACTCCGATGGCAACCTCGTTGCCATGGGCCGCAACATGACCGTCCAGATCCTGGACGAGCGTGGCGTGGAGCGTTCCTCGCAGCGTGTCGCCTACGGTTCGAAGCTGCATGTCGACGAAGGCGACAAGGTCAAGCGCGGTCAGCGTCTGGCAGAGTGGGACCCCTACACCCGTCCGATGATGACGGAAGTAGCCGGTACGGTTCAGTTCGAAGATGTCGTCGACGGCCTCTCCGTTCTCGAAGCGACCGACGAATCCACTGGTATCACCAAGCGTCAGGTTATCGACTGGCGTTCGACCCCGCGCGGTTCGGACCTGAAGCCTGCCATCGTCATCAAGGATGCAAGCGGCAACGTCGCGAAGCTCTCCCGTGGTGGCGAAGCCCGCTTCCTGCTTTCGGTCGATGCGATCCTGTCGGTCGAGCCGGGCACGAAGGTCTCCCAGGGTGATGTTCTTGCCCGTTCGCCGCTGGAAAGCGCCAAGACCAAGGACATCACCGGTGGTCTGCCGCGCGTCGCAGAACTGTTCGAAGCCCGTCGTCCGAAGGACCACGCCATCATCGCAGAGATCGATGGTACGATCCGCCTCGGCCGCGACTATAAGAACAAGCGCCGCGTCATCATCGAGCCGGCGGAAGACGGTGTCGAGCCTGTCGAATACCTGATCCCGAAGGGCAAGCCCTTCCACCTTCAGGAAGGCGACTATATCGAAAAGGGTGACTACATCCTCGACGGTAACCCGGCTCCGCACGACATCCTGGCGATCAAGGGCGTGGAAGCCTTGGCTTCCTACCTCGTCAACGAAATCCAGGAAGTCTATCGTCTGCAGGGCGTTGTCATCAACGACAAGCACATCGAAGTGATTGTCCGTCAGATGCTGCAGAAGGTGGAAATCACCGATGCAGGCGACTCGACCTATATCGTCGGCGACAACGTCGACCGTATCGAGCTCGAAGACGTCAACGACCAGCTCATCGAGGAAGGTAAGAAGCCTGCCAGCGGTGATCCGGTTCTGCTCGGCATCACCAAGGCGTCGCTGCAGACCCCGTCCTTCATCTCAGCCGCTTCCTTCCAGGAAACGACCAAGGTGCTGACGGAAGCCGCGATCGCCGGCAAGACCGACGGCCTGCAGGGTCTGAAGGAAAACGTCATCGTCGGCCGCCTGATCCCGGCCGGTACGGGTGGCACCATGACCCAGATCCGCCGCATCGCGACGGCTCGCGACGACCTGATCCTGGAAGAGCGCCGCAAGGGCTCCGGGGCAGGGGCCGCAACGCCGATGCTGCAGGACCTGGCGAACGAAAGCGCTCCGGCTGCCGAGTAA
- a CDS encoding transcriptional regulator has protein sequence MIGTPDNDNNFDGPMIFIIIGKGYESDTSEGVDLHVMLKAADDDSAVREALNALAEEGFIEADLDQIGMLTEVPSEEPHASAYQGALDGEVSIIRFS, from the coding sequence ATGATCGGGACACCGGACAATGACAATAATTTCGACGGACCGATGATCTTCATCATCATCGGCAAGGGCTACGAATCCGACACGAGCGAGGGCGTGGACCTGCACGTCATGCTGAAGGCCGCCGATGACGACAGCGCCGTGCGCGAAGCCCTGAACGCGCTTGCAGAGGAAGGTTTCATCGAAGCTGATCTCGACCAGATCGGCATGTTGACCGAAGTGCCCTCCGAAGAGCCGCATGCCTCTGCCTATCAGGGAGCCCTCGACGGCGAAGTCTCGATCATCCGCTTCAGCTAA